In one window of Helianthus annuus cultivar XRQ/B chromosome 17, HanXRQr2.0-SUNRISE, whole genome shotgun sequence DNA:
- the LOC110921052 gene encoding DExH-box ATP-dependent RNA helicase DExH12, with translation MANLGGGAEAHARFKQYEYRANSSLVLTTDSRPRDTHEPTGEPESLFGKIDPRNFGDRASRGRPQGLDEKLNKSKKKKEREHSLSSSEAANNRQSKRRRLQEESVLTSTEEGVYQPKTKETRAAYEAMLSVIQQQLGGQPLNIVSGAADEILAVLKNDTLKNPDKKKDIEKLLNPIPNQVFDQLVSIGRLITDFQDASGDGAGLNAANGEDALDDDVGVAVEFEENEEDDEESDLDIVQEDEEEEDDVLDRDGNNAMQMGGGMDDEDSQEANEGMTLNVQDIDAYWLQRKITQAYEQQIDPQQSQKLAEEVLKILEEGDDREVETKLLVHLQFDKFSLIKYLLRNRLKIVWCTRLARAEDQEQRKQIEEEMMGRGPELVAILEQLHATRATAKERQKNLEKSIREEARRLKDESGGGAVDRDRREIVDRDAENGWLNGQRLLLDLESISFHQGGLLMANKKCELPVGSYRNHSKGYEEVHVPALKPKPLAADEKLVKVSAMPSWAQPAFEGMTQLNRVQSRVYETALFQADNLLLCAPTGAGKTNVAMLTILQQIGLHMNEDGSFNHSDYKIVYVAPMKALVAEVVGNLSNRLKHYGVNVMELSGDQSLTRQQIEDTQIIVTTPEKWDIITRKSGDRTYTQLVKLLIIDEIHLLHDNRGPVLESIVARTVRQIETTKEHIRLVGLSATLPNYDDVALFLRVDLKKGLFHFDNSYRPCPLAQQYIGITVKKPLQRFQLMNDICYEKVIGVAGKHQVLIFVHSRKETTKTARAIRDTALANDTLGIFLKEDGASREILNEHTELVKSNDLKDLLPYGLAIHNAGMARADRQLVEELFAAGHIQVLVSTATLAWGVNLPAHTVIIKGTQIYNPEKGAWTELSPLDVMQMLGRAGRPQFDTVGEGIIITGHSELQYYLSLMNQQLPIESQFVSKLADQLNAEVVLGTVQNAKEALNWLSYTYLYIRMVRNPELYSLSSDALKRDPLLEGRRADLVHSAATILDKNNLVVYDRKSGYFQVTDLGRIASYYYITHGTIATYNEHLKPTMSDIDLCRLFSLSEEFKYVTVRQDEKMELVKLLDRVPIPIKENLEEPSAKINVLLQAYISQLKLEGLSLTSDMVFITQSAGRLMRALFEIVLKRGWAQLAEKALNLCKMVNKRIWSVQTPLRQFHGIKNDILMKLEKKDLAWERYYDLSSQELGELVRAPKLGRTLHRCIHQFPKLNLAAHVQPITRTILRVELTITPDFQWEDKIHGYVEPFWVIVEDNDGEYILHNEYFLLKKQYIDEDHTISFTVPICEPVPPQYFIKVVSDRWLGSLSVLPVSFRHLILPEKYPPPTELLDLQPLPVTALRNPLYEALYQEFKHFNPIQTQVFTVLYTTDDNVLVAAPTGSGKTICAEFAVLRNHQKGPNEVMRAVYIAPVEALAKERYSEWSKKFGGLGLRVCELTGETATDLKLLEKGQVIISTPDKWDALSRRWKQRKHVQQVSLFIVDELHLIGGQNGPVLEVIVSRMRYIASQGHNIRIVALSTSLANAKDLGEWIGATSHGLFNFPPSVRPVPLDIHIHSIDIANFEARMQAMSKPTYTAVVQHAKNKKPAIVFVPTRKHTRMTAVDLMTYSIAESKYPGAENRDTPLFLLQAEAELGPFIERIREPMLKETLKYGVGYLHEGLTTTDQDIVKTLFETGCIQVCVMSGTMCWGVSLRAHLVVIMGTQYYDGRENAHTDYPVTDLLQMMGHASRPLVDNSGKCVILCHAPRKDYYRKFVYEAFPVESHLHHHLHDNLNAEVVVQVIANKQDAVDYLTWTFMYRRLTQNPNYYNLQGVSQRHLSDHLSELVENTLSDLESSKCVAIEDDFHLSPLNLGMIASYYYISYTTIERFSSSVTSKTKLKGLLEILSSASEYELLPVRPGEEELIRKLINHQRFSFENPKYGDPHVKANVLLQAHFSRQLVGGNLGSDQHEVLLSAGRLLQAMVDVISSNGWLSLALLAMEVSQMVTQGMWERDSVLLQLPHFTKELAKRCQDNPGRSIETVFDLVEMEDDERRELLQMSDSQLMDIARFCNRFPNIDLSYDVVDSENVRAGEDITLVVTLERDLEGRTEVGPVDAPRYPKSKEEGWWLVVGDTKTNQLLAIKRVSLQRKAKVKLDNITAPSEAGKKNLTLYFMCDSYMGCDQEYSFTVDVKPNDDHARE, from the exons ATGGCAAATTTGGGCGGTGGTGCCGAGGCACATGCCCGATTCAAACAGTATGAGTACCGAGCTAACTCCAGTCTTGTGTTGACAACGGATTCTCGCCCGCGTGATACTCACGAGCCCACTGGGGAGCCCGAGTCTTTGTTTGGGAAGATAGACCCTAGAAATTTTGGTGACCGTGCTTCTAGAGGAAGGCCGCAGGGTCTCGATGAAAAACTTAACAAATCTAAGAAGAAAAAGGAACGTGAACATTCACTTTCTTCTTCTGAAGCTGCAAATAATCGACAGAGCAAAAGACGGCGTCTTCAAGAAGAGAGTGTTCTCACGTCAACAGAAGAAGGTGTTTACCAGCCCAAAACGAAAGAAACTCGAGCTGCATATGAGGCTATGCTTAGTGTGATCCAGCAGCAGTTGGGTGGTCAGCCGTTGAATATTGTTAGTGGTGCTGCTGATGAGATTTTGGCTGTGCTTAAGAACGATACGTTGAAGAATCCTGACAAAAAGAAGGATATAGAGAAGCTGTTGAACCCTATACCGAACCAGGTTTTTGACCAATTGGTTTCTATTGGGAGACTTATAACAGATTTTCAGGATGCAAGTGGTGATGGGGCTGGGCTTAATGCTGCAAACGGTGAAGATGCTCTTGATGATGATGTTGGTGTAGCTGTTGAATTTGAAGAGAATGAGGAAGATGACGAAGAGAGTGATCTTGATATTGTACAAGAAGacgaggaggaagaagatgatgttTTGGACAGAGACGGGAATAATGCTATGCAAATGGGTGGTGGTATGGATGATGAAGATTCACAAGAAGCTAATGAGGGTATGACACTTAATGTTCAAGACATTGATGCTTACTGGCTTCAGAGGAAGATCACCCAAGCTTATGAACAGCAGATAGATCCACAACAGAGCCAGAAGCTTGCTGAAGAGGTGTTAAAGATTCTTGAAGAGGGTGATGACCGTGAAGTTGAAACTAAGCTATTGGTGCATTTGCAGTTTGATAAATTCAGCCTCATAAAGTATCTTTTAAGGAACCGATTGAAGATTGTGTGGTGTACCCGTTTAGCAAGAGCTGAAGACCAAGAACAGAGGAAACAAATTGAAGAAGAAATGATGGGACGGGGGCCTGAGTTGGTTGCGATATTGGAGCAATTGCATGCCACGAGGGCAACAGCAAAAGAGAGACAGAAGAACTTGGAGAAAAGTATAAGGGAAGAAGCAAGGCGGTTGAAAGACGAAAGTGGTGGTGGAGCTGTTGACCGAGATCGAAGGGAAATTGTTGATCGTGATGCTGAGAATGGTTGGTTAAATGGTCAAAGACTGTTGCTTGATCTTGAGAGCATTTCATTTCACCAAGGTGGTCTTTTGATGGCAAATAAAAAGTGTGAGCTTCCTGTAGGTTCTTATAGGAACCACAGTAAAGGATACGAAGAAGTTCATGTTCCTGCATTAAAGCCCAAACCTCTTGCTGCTGATGAAAAGCTTGTAAAGGTTTCAGCCATGCCAAGTTGGGCCCAACCGGCTTTTGAAGGAATGACTCAGTTGAACAGGGTTCAGAGTAGAGTTTATGAGACTGCTTTGTTCCAAGCAGACAATCTATTACTGTGTGCCCCCACTGGAGCTGGGAAAACCAATGTTGCTATGCTCACCATTCTTCAACAGATTGGTTTGCATATGAATGAAGATGGTTCGTTTAACCACAGTGATTACAAGATAGTCTATGTGGCCCCAATGAAAGCTCTGGTGGCTGAAGTGGTAGGGAATTTGTCTAATCGTTTGAAGCATTATGGCGTGAATGTGATGGAGTTGAGTGGGGACCAGTCTTTGACCCGTCAACAGATTGAAGATACACAGATTATTGTCACCACTCCAGAGAAATGGGATATTATAACCAGAAAATCAGGAGACCGTACTTATACTCAACTCGTGAAGCTTCTGATTATTGATGAAATCCATCTCCTGCATGATAACAGAGGACCTGTTCTTGAAAGTATCGTTGCAAGGACTGTTAGACAAATCGAGACTACAAAAGAACATATTCGGTTGGTTGGATTATCTGCCACACTCCCGAACTACGACGATGTGGCGTTATTTTTGCGAGTTGACTTAAAGAAAGGTCTGTTTCATTTTGACAATAGTTACAGACCTTGTCCACTTGCTCAACAGTATATTGGAATCACAGTAAAGAAGCCATTGCAGAGATTTCAATTGATGAATGATATTTGTTACGAAAAGGTAATAGGTGTGGCTGGTAAACATCAGGTGCTTATATTTGTCCATTCAAGGAAAGAAACGACAAAAACTGCTCGTGCAATTAGAGACACTGCTCTTGCTAATGACACATTAGGGATCTTTTTAAAAGAAGACGGCGCAAGCCGTGAAATTCTCAATGAACATACTGAGCTGGTGAAAAGCAATGATCTGAAAGATCTTTTGCCTTATGGTTTAGCAATTCATAATGCAGGTATGGCTAGGGCTGACCGTCAACTTGTTGAGGAATTATTTGCTGCTGGACACATTCAAGTACTGGTTTCAACTGCCACTCTGGCATGGGGTGTGAACTTGCCAGCTCACACTGTGATCATTAAAGGAACCCAGATTTATAACCCAGAAAAAGGTGCATGGACCGAGCTTAGTCCTTTGGATGTTATGCAGATGTTGGGTCGTGCAGGGAGGCCTCAGTTTGACACTGTTGGTGAAGGAATCATTATAACTGGACATAGTGAGCTGCAATATTATCTTTCACTGATGAATCAACAGCTTCCGATTGAAAGCCAGTTTGTGTCCAAGTTGGCTGATCAATTGAATGCAGAAGTTGTACTTGGAACTGTTCAAAATGCCAAAGAAGCTCTCAATTGGCTTAGTTACACTTACTTATACATCCGTATGGTGAGGAATCCTGAACTTTATAGTTTATCTTCTGATGCTTTGAAGAGAGATCCGTTACTTGAGGGTAGGAGAGCTGATCTG GTCCACTCTGCTGCCACAATACTTGACAAAAACAACTTGGTGGTGTACGATAGAAAAAGTGGGTATTTTCAGGTGACTGATTTGGGTCgaattgcaagttattattacaTCACTCATGGAACTATTGCCACTTACAACGAGCATTTGAAGCCTACTATGAGCGATATTGACCTATGCAGATTGTTTTCACTCAGTGAGGAGTTCAAATATGTGACAGTAAGACAAGATGAAAAAATGGAACTTGTAAAGCTTTTGGATCGTGTTCCTATTCCAATCAAGGAAAATTTGGAAGAGCCCAGTGCAAAAATTAATGTTCTACTCCAAGCGTATATTTCTCAGCTAAAGCTTGAAGGTCTTTCATTGACTTCCGACATGGTCTTCATAACTCAG AGCGCAGGGCGTTTAATGCGGGCTCTTTTTGAGATTGTGTTGAAAAGAGGGTGGGCCCAGTTAGCGGAGAAAGCTTTAAACTTGTGCAAAATGGTAAATAAGAGGATCTGGAGTGTACAAACTCCTCTACGCCAGTTCCATGGGATAAAAAACGATATATTAATGAAACTGGAGAAAAAGGATTTAGCTTGGGAAAGGTATTATGACTTGTCATCACAGGAGTTAGGAGAGCTTGTACGCGCCCCAAAGTTAGGGAGGACTCTTCACCGATGCATACACCAGTTTCCAAAACTTAACCTAGCTGCACATGTTCAACCAATCACCAGGACCATACTAAGGGTTGAACTCACTATCACTCCAGATTTTCAGTGGGAAGACAAGATTCATGGTTATGTTGAACCATTTTGGGTCATTGTAGAAGATAACGATGGGGAATACATACTTCATAACGAGTACTTTTTGCTGAAAAAACAGTACATTGATGAGGATCACACCATAAGTTTCACCGTCCCGATATGTGAACCGGTGCCACCTCAGTACTTTATTAAGGTTGTCTCAGACAGATGGCTTGGGTCATTGTCAGTTTTACCTGTTTCATTCCGCCACTTAATTCTACCCGAAAAGTACCCACCACCAACCGAATTGCTTGATTTGCAGCCGCTTCCTGTTACCGCTTTGAGAAACCCATTATATGAAGCCCTTTATCAAGAATTCAAACACTTTAATCCCATTCAAACTCAAGTTTTTACGGTGCTGTATACCACTGATGACAACGTGTTAGTTGCTGCACCAACGGGTAGCGGGAAAACAATATGCGCAGAATTTGCCGTTTTAAGAAATCATCAGAAAGGGCCTAACGAAGTTATGCGGGCTGTGTATATTGCTCCTGTTGAAGCTCTTGCTAAGGAACGATACAGTGAATGGAGCAAGAAATTTGGAGGTCTGGGGCTGAGGGTCTGTGAGTTAACCGGGGAGACAGCAACCGATTTGAAATTACTTGAAAAGGGACAGGTGATAATCAGCACACCTGACAAGTGGGATGCATTATCGCGTCGTTGGAAACAACGGAAACATGTTCAACAAGTCAGTCTTTTTATTGTTGACGAGTTGCATTTGATTGGAGGGCAAAACGGTCCGGTTTTGGAGGTTATAGTGTCCAGGATGAGGTACATTGCAAGCCAGGGTCATAATATTCGAATAGTGGCGTTATCGACTTCACTTGCAAATGCTAAAGATTTGGGCGAATGGATCGGTGCCACGTCACACGGGCTTTTCAATTTTCCTCCAAGTGTTCGTCCCGTTCCTCTTGATATTCATATCCACAGCATAGATATAGCTAACTTCGAAGCCCGAATGCAAGCAATGAGCAAACCGACTTACACTGCTGTTGTGCAACATGCCAAGAATAAAAAACCAGCTATTGTGTTTGTTCCTACCAGGAAACACACCCGTATGACAGCTGTTGATCTGATGACGTATTCAATTGCTGAGAGCAAGTATCCAGGTGCTGAGAATCGAGATACACCTTTGTTCTTACTTCAAGCTGAAGCTGAGTTGGGGCCGTTTATTGAGCGTATCCGGGAACCCATGTTGAAGGAGACGTTGAAATACGGGGTGGGGTATCTACATGAGGGTTTGACCACCACTGACCAAGATATTGTCAAGACACTGTTTGAAACTGGTTGTATTCAAGTGTGTGTAATGAGTGGAACTATGTGTTGGGGGGTCTCTCTGCGTGCGCATTTGGTGGTTATTATGGGAACTCAGTATTACGATGGGCGCGAAAATGCCCACACTGATTATCCAGTAACTGATCTTCTTCAGATGATGGGCCACGCTAGCCGGCCACTTGTTGATAATTCGGGGAAATGTGTCATCTTGTGCCATGCTCCGCGTAAGGATTATTATAGGAAATTTGTATATGAAGCATTTCCAGTTGAAAGCCATTTGCATCATCATTTACATGATAATTTGAATGCTGAGGTGGTGGTTCAAGTGATTGCAAACAAACAAGACGCTGTGGATTATCTGACGTGGACATTTATGTACCGGAGGCTGACTCAGAACCCTAATTACTACAATCTGCAAGGTGTAAGTCAAAGGCATTTATCAGATCATCTATCTGAACTTGTGGAGAACACGTTGAGTGATTTGGAATCGAGCAAATGTGTTGCAATCGAGGATGATTTTCACCTTTCTCCTCTCAATCTGGGTATGATTGCTTCTTATTATTACATCAGTTACACGACAATTGAACGGTTTAGCTCTTCAGTAACTAGCAAGACAAAGTTGAAGGGTCTTTTGGAGATTTTATCTTCAGCTTCTGAGTACGAGTTACTCCCGGTTCGACCTGGCGAGGAGGAATTGATCCGAAAGTTGattaatcatcaacggttttcgtTTGAAAACCCAAAATATGGGGACCCACATGTGAAGGCTAACGTGCTGCTACAAGCTCACTTTTCAAGACAATTGGTAGGTGGGAATCTCGGGTCAGATCAGCACGAAGTGCTACTATCTGCTGGTAGGCTGCTTCAAGCAATGGTGGATGTTATTTCAAGCAATGGGTGGCTTAGTTTAGCGTTACTTGCAATGGAAGTTAGCCAGATGGTGACACAAGGAATGTGGGAACGGGATTCTGTTCTCTTGCAACTGCCTCATTTCACTAAAGAGTTGGCCAAACGATGCCAAGACAACCCTGGGAGGAGTATTGAAACAGTGTTTGATCTGGTTGAAATGGAAGATGACGAGAGGCGGGAATTGTTACAGATGTCAGATTCCCAGTTGATGGATATTGCAAGGTTTTGCAACCGTTTTCCCAATATTGATCTGTCGTATGATGTGGTGGACAGTGAGAATGTGAGGGCAGGGGAAGATATAACACTGGTGGTTACACTTGAACGTGACCTTGAGGGTAGGACTGAGGTGGGGCCGGTGGATGCCCCTAGATACCCGAAaagtaaagaagaaggatggtggCTGGTCGTAGGTGATACGAAAACGAACCAGTTGCTTGCGATCAAGAGGGTATCGTTGCAGAGGAAGGCAAAGGTTAAACTTGATAATATTACTGCTCCAAGTGAAGCCGGGAAGAAAAACTTGACTTTGTATTTCATGTGTGATTCTTACATGGGGTGCGACCAGGAGTATAGCTTCACTGTTGATGTTAAACCAAATGACGACCACGCAAGAGAATGA